From the genome of Nicotiana sylvestris chromosome 1, ASM39365v2, whole genome shotgun sequence:
TCATTTTTTGACAAATAACAACACGATTGATAGAGAATCAGTGAAAATTGTCAAGCTCTTTGCTATTTACTAATCACTAGTTTATTAATGTTGTATTCATAGTGAATCCTCCCAGTTTGCTTATCTGCTGTAGGAATTTGTTAATGGAAATGGAAACGTTAAAGAAAAGTATACGAATACGTTCCCACATTGCTTGGGAGCAGCTAGCTATACACAACTTTCAGCACACAATAATATCTATAATCAGAGGCAAATTCAGGATTTGAACTACATGAGATTCAAATTTGAAGTTCTACCGTAGTTTATCGAATTTAATGGATTCAAAATCTATTATTTATATAAATTTAATGAGTTTATCGGCTGATATTCAGGGTTTGAGCAGAAAGTATGGGTTCAGCTGAACCCAAATCTTGTATTCTAGATACGCTCCTGTCTGTAATGAAAAATCTTAGGAGAATTTCTTCCGAAGTTGTttgatcactttcttatcaagcTGGAAACCTTTGGCAAGAACATCATCGAGAATAGGTGGATCTGAAGCAAAGATTTCACTCGGAATCATGACGAATCCCGGACGTTGACTGTTGAAAGAAGCGAGTACAGTAGCATTGTTATGTCCCACATTATATAGGAAGTGAATAAGACCTTCTGGGATAACAAACACTTCTCCAGGATTCAAAATTTTCGAGAAGAGACGACTCTTAAAAATGTTGGGAAAATCAGGGAGAAGAAATCCAGCATAAATAGTACCTTCCAATATAGTTATAAGCTCGGTAGCTCGAGGGTGTGTGTGAAATGGGACTAGACCCTTCGGTTCTAAGTCAGCACGAGATATAGAAATACCAAGAGTGTTGAGTCCAGGCATTGTGATTGCATCCAAAATAGTCACAGAATAGCCCCACTTAGGGAGCGCTATATTTCCTTTTATATTAAGACCTGAAGCAAAGAAATCGTCTGATTTTGCAAGCTTTGGGTCTTTGCAAAACTGTCCATTCATGAATACTGCACAAGTGAAGCAATGAAGCAATATATGGCTTTTAGCAACAGTGATTATATAACATATtgcttaaaaaaagaaaaagaagaaattagtTAATAAGTTTCATGAGTACTATAGAAGGATATGATTTACCAGAACCGTTAGAGTCTGTATCTCCAACACATATGTCTTGTAGAGGGTTGAGATCATAGGCGTATGCTAATTGGGATGAAAAGAAAGCAGCAATGGCTAAAGTTGCTATTAACCAGCTCATGCTCATTGTTGTAGCAAAGTCTAGTTTCACTAAATTTGGAAAGAATTGTTTGTTTGCTTTGGGCTTGTTATactttttctcttattccaaatAACGAGAGAGGGTTCTACTACTTATAGTTCGACCTGGTCAATCATATTGCCGTCTTGCTTCCATTTGCCAAAAAGGAAAGTCCAGGTAATTTCTCTTTTTAAAATGCATATTATTGCAGGCTCAAGTTCAAGAAGTAACGATTAATCAAGAATCTCGTGATCTGTTTTACGTCCCTTTAATTAGTGGTCAACTTCACATCA
Proteins encoded in this window:
- the LOC104223469 gene encoding germin-like protein subfamily 1 member 17; amino-acid sequence: MSMSWLIATLAIAAFFSSQLAYAYDLNPLQDICVGDTDSNGSVFMNGQFCKDPKLAKSDDFFASGLNIKGNIALPKWGYSVTILDAITMPGLNTLGISISRADLEPKGLVPFHTHPRATELITILEGTIYAGFLLPDFPNIFKSRLFSKILNPGEVFVIPEGLIHFLYNVGHNNATVLASFNSQRPGFVMIPSEIFASDPPILDDVLAKGFQLDKKVIKQLRKKFS